The window TGGCGACTATTTCGACCATATTCTTTTCGTCCGCAATCCCGATTTGGTCGTCTATAGAGACCATGGTAGCCTCGGGATGACTTCTCCTGTAGTGGTTGGTGATCTCGTTCCGGAGCACCCAGAGGGAGTACCCTTTTATATCCCTTATCTCTTCTATATCATCTCTCCTGATCCTCTTGATGAGGGCGGCCACCGCCTCAGCGGAGATGTCCTCCACCTCTTCGTCGGAGAGCCTCCATTCCTTCCATCTGCACATTTTGAGGAATTTATTGTACATGTAAGTCCATGCACCCCGGTTATTCGTTTTCAGCTCCCCATAGAGCGATTCGTGCGTCATGGATTCATAAGGATCGCTGCTCATCCGTCCCGATGATTGCGGTATTCGTGCCATATTGCCCCCTCGTCACAGTATCCGTCTATCCGCCGGAATGATCTCTCCTATCTTCTTCTTCGCCCACTTCTCCATATCGGATTGGATAAGGTCGTAGCTCAGGCATTGCTCGAGGAGCGCCCCATCCATATCTTCTTTTTTCAAATTCCGGAGCAAGCCCTTTACCCTTTCCCATCCGTGAAAAGGGCTCACCACCAGGCATTCCACCATGCACGCCGCCTCCGCATACGCGATTCTCCTTTGCTCCTCGTCATCGAGGATACGGTCATCAGGATTTTCAAGCCCCCTCAGAGGCAAGAGAGACCCTGTTTCCAAAGCATCGTGCAGGGACTCCAGGTACCCGTCGGGAAGCTCCTGGGAAAGAAAAACGCTTAAGCCCTCATCGAGCCAGAAGGGACAGCGCCCTCCGGTGATCTCGTGCACGGCGCAATGAATGATC is drawn from Syntrophorhabdaceae bacterium and contains these coding sequences:
- a CDS encoding sigma-70 family RNA polymerase sigma factor — translated: MARIPQSSGRMSSDPYESMTHESLYGELKTNNRGAWTYMYNKFLKMCRWKEWRLSDEEVEDISAEAVAALIKRIRRDDIEEIRDIKGYSLWVLRNEITNHYRRSHPEATMVSIDDQIGIADEKNMVEIVAMLDTAWRVRSAVAKLPDKCRGLIDAYLQYLDGVYGTFEEMAGVLKKNSKTIYGNIMNCLKRLAEFGELKGLSESM